The Pieris rapae chromosome 1, ilPieRapa1.1, whole genome shotgun sequence genome contains the following window.
caaaatttatgtaatgtattaataattttatctataaaattaatacttttgttGTAAATTGTTGCAAGCTCATTGGTTTAACGGGATTTTTCAACATAATACAAGGATCGTATTGTGTTTTAaggtttcttttatatttgtttcttgtatttatttttatgaattcggagatataaaatattttaaatacacattgtaattattatcctTTGTCCATTGCAACAGTTATTTTAGGAAAGATTTATGAAGACAAATTCAGGCttattgaaatcaaaatagatatagatactttataaaaatgatacaatagaaaacttgTAGaagttgataatttttaaagtggACCATTGTGTGGAATGGGTATACACCGTTGTCTTATATACATTGAATTTAAATCGTCGTTCGCTAGTTTAGTAATTGCAGTAAAAATAGTGATCATTTTAGcaagtgatatttaaattatatatttatcattctCATAATGCACTTCACTATCATAAAGATAAGGGTTTTCTCATAAATTGATTGTGAAAGTGTAAAACGCTCTTGAATAAAAAGGTGGAGATTAATGTGTAAAGAAAgagttatttatagtataatgCTTGTTATACACTAATGgcattatataaaactaagataATGTCGTTGGTGTATCATAAACATTGGAGTGCACTGGCTTGATTGTGCCTGAAACTCAACAATGCCGCTCCAAACCTCAAAATTACTTATGTATTCGTGTTAGATACTTGTAATGTAAGTAAAATCGGTTCGAACGTACCATTAGTGTGGTAGCGTTATATTGGCGTTCAATATAGCTTGGCCCACGACTCGAAGAGTGATTGCATTATTCAGTTTTGactaacttttattttaattggggAAAATGAGCTAATCAGTGTGACGTTAGTGTCTAAAATAGTACAAATGAGAAGACTTATTGTCGTAAGACTCGGACTATTCATCAATTGCAAAAGCTAGGTTTGAGATGTATCCCTGTGtactagttttattttgtactaaaagttaaaataaataagtaattaaaagtgttttattttatttttaaaaccatgACTTGCgcattctatttataaaatcttgaaGCTGTACAACATGCTTGATAAAAACTTTGATATATAAGGGAGTActctattttcaaaaattcaaaatcattaattaaggtaacaatgtacacgtataaacgtcaaagaaatacatattaaatgtttaatgcttttatttttacatgtactgccagttctcaaatcaagggcgtagaacggtcGAGAAAAACAGGCTATAAACTTTGCGATTAATtgtaatcgccaagttttttgttctccacaatgtttgtaaggtttgctatactatattattaaaaagtgtaattattttttttgtaacagtatcctaatgaatgaataaatttgttCATAGACAAAATACGTAAAAACATAGAACAATCTTGTCTATGATGTAGTCGACATgcttgaatattattttctgaaAGGTGAGAATAATCCTTATTTGATCCTAAGAAATTTTAAACCCGACtacagtaatattatatataaaaatcatatttcaacGGGTGTGACCCTCCAGCTACGAACTcatttgtatgttttgtattGGTCTAGTGGCAATGCGTGAGCTCATTcctatacaattacaaattcgATTAGCATTTGTGCGTCAAGAGTCACGCCTCTAGAAGAGTGATTTTGTCTCGGATCCAGAACCGTTATTCTAATAATACCGTCTGACAACTgacagataatatataaaaatacattttgaaaacaatcaccgatttaattaaataaaaattattattaataaataattattgattaaacataatatgtttgtaaGAATTTAGCATCAAGTTATTTCtgttatcaatttatttatagcgtTTTCAACATTTCTAAttgtaagtttataaattctaATGTCTATCAGtgtctttattatattcttaataccaAATAtggcttttaaataaaattcatacagTTACAATGTTCTCCAGTCTAATAAATACTACAATAacatcataatttaattagtcaGCCGAGCAAACCAATTGCTAGTCACTTCTCATCAATAAATGAACGCATTCCCTTGCAGgtgtttattatgaattaaagctgttttactattaaaactcatataaaatgaaatgcaatATTCGAGAGCTGTCTCTTTTAAGTGACAGACCTTGTGTTATGGAAGGAagactaaattataaaaaagttacagGCAATTACCGGAATCAGacaggtaatttttattaagagatgtaaaattagtatgaaaaaaatttcaatCGTTTATTTTTCACTCTATCTACTcgattaacataatttatttttatgtttgtattattttttagtattcaaAGAACGTTGGTttagattaataaacaattacttattttatttcaaaataagtgAAATGGGGAAATTTGACACCAAACAGCCAGCTGGTGTATTTGTTATGGAAAATTCTTCGGTACAAATGGAACATGGACaccatatttctttttctttctcCATTTCCTTTATGTgagttgttatttaaatacagttcTCAAacctatttatttgttattatcaaTCATTTAAAGACATCATCatacacataaataatgttttgaaatgattaattaatttcaacatGCTTAAGTAAACTTTTTTATCAGAGATGAACCTGAAAAACGGCATATATTTGCTGCTCGAAGTGAAGATAATGTGGTACAGTGGGTTTTGAAGTTAAGACAGTGTTCATATGAGTACTTAAGAAACCAATTGCATGCCCTTCAGTCTAAGATATACTCTATTACTGGCAAGGTAAGGTATTgacttttgttttaactttatgAAGTCTTAATGTAAGTAATACTTATGatttgaaacaataattttcagGATCCATTGCTGCTGGTACCACGTAATGATGGTGCATGTTTGTGGGCACCATCAATACCCTTTTCAACAGCTCCAGCATGCACAGTCAACACAAACTCATTTAGCTGTCATCTCCACACCAATGGAGCCTTTACACTTGAGAGGAGCAAGTCAGATGTTCAAGCTCACAAACACTTGAGGTCAGAATATCAGAATACAACTACATTTTATACTGACAGCATAAATAAGGAAGAAAACCAAGGCTATACATTGGAAAAAAGTAAGACATCAATCTTAACATCTAGTTTGAATCCCAT
Protein-coding sequences here:
- the LOC110994922 gene encoding uncharacterized protein LOC110994922 — protein: MKCNIRELSLLSDRPCVMEGRLNYKKVTGNYRNQTVFKERWFRLINNYLFYFKISEMGKFDTKQPAGVFVMENSSVQMEHGHHISFSFSISFIDEPEKRHIFAARSEDNVVQWVLKLRQCSYEYLRNQLHALQSKIYSITGKDPLLLVPRNDGACLWAPSIPFSTAPACTVNTNSFSCHLHTNGAFTLERSKSDVQAHKHLRSEYQNTTTFYTDSINKEENQGYTLEKSKTSILTSSLNPIDISIFDNRPLYSRAAPSPPVRTKLSPNNKRVEASKDLKMFSEQGKTLAQSSILDPAPIPPRRKILPKQSNTNSGSNTNSNSRDSLDITNEDLIKL